In Microbacterium pumilum, the following proteins share a genomic window:
- a CDS encoding neuraminidase-like domain-containing protein translates to MANTIDGRVFDQRSRKPLEGLTVEALTFEPLTRRGTASIGTAQTNADGFFSIDVDPRRFKLLIENAQDVTFRVTGPNREAWIVSGAPTWNGREAGELVSLIVRAPEPEPEPEPEPPTGADETFSVTGVVTDAAGVAVVGIEVEAFDESVTDEVLIGSAPSGADGRYIITYGASAISGKTAADLLVRVRFPDSAVLASSDTRFAAPQHATVDLVVERADVPVDPEYARLLGTVRPILQDRTLGDVDARGVGYLAGRAGWDARGVAMAARADSLSSQTRIPAAHYYALMRAGLPGELDQIHRLGDDALAGALERAIADGVIGADDDIERTLELHRTAAADALRAFRPTGTVSSLGDMLDLRLDADQQQTFVDVLRATNGDPDKLWTGLADRGIAESTITRLQTDGALGELTRQNAPVIGRLVERTNLEDAAELADRGFYRADAWKEIVGDDVPEGLTLDQYTAGLAAQVASRFPGRVTAALVRDDSIAVAPEAKAEVAAFFVKRGETASIGVAPVRTWEGFTDLSAPAREGALKVERLYQISPSDDAMVALSKAGIDSALQVMKYSPDGFVAAFGDQFPSTMEARLAYAKAQEVHTTALTIATQYLAYRNAPNLYAITGSLTHKAPAPAPEVAASATLEDLFGSMDYCSCDHCRSVLSPAAYLVELLEFIDVGDVPHVLDNPLDVLLARRPDLQHLGLSCENTNIALPYVDLVLEILEHWVVNGTLTGYEGHDTRPDAATADLLADPEYVVDAAYDATKAAVYPSPLPFDAPLAHLRTLFEVWDTSLATALDVFGTPADARREWLGLNAQEYALVTDLGFRPLPELFGEPAATTLAALNAIVANAKTFSRLTDVAYTELADILRSPFVNPGVVLVSLLEALKVSLGQIQQRFDGALSDDEFTDLLPDDLDAAPYGGDVLAWLDTNRDLIMSTITLTDMTPPDDDSHECDFGKVELRFALPDMTANLLTEIAYHRMLRFIRLWKKLGWSIDATDTAITAFLGVDPGTLTLANIDDAWTALLDRLAGFLRLAATLGLSAKKQDQWLALLAPGLDPTVRHERLAPLVKLGTVDLTHLLELTGIDPFADDLGSADPSLLRLIDGVALLKGTKLKVADVDYLLRHADPTGKLAPTTVEVQRALVTVRNALTAVDVELAVAAPTADLAAAAARMSLVYDAAVVDRFLALIAGTTTYAVPFMTVEEVVPTPLAAITDAVRIDPFHNTLTSTGPLSAATRAALQGATAALTLADVEEIDSAPDLTAFQAALSTALQALEDAAADDLAALNEDYPELKTLYDTLATISDPAAQAAALVAGILPELRTALRATALRTTLAAVTKADVEVLDSLASAPDVLHADADPTAGYLDDLTGLDSPPALGTDGTHELFMDPPATGDFLVYVAAPAGTSVTLVIDGISAIPTTAADADGELRSLAPLSFTANVLVTVSLTVAGLPAGASAELRWRTNALAKTAVPLSRAYDAGAFARAARSFVRVQKAVMLQEALELTAGEVADLGAVRTQTAGLWNGLPADGTVVAADVEAEWGRLSWALWFTRLKKDHEPEQDTLLGILRAPDAVDAQGRLVLAGVMEWQEADLSAVLTEFGLTLADLGDLAGLRRVATALDLVGMTLQPASDLIAWTVATPDGTLVRDLRATLKQRMDAAAWRESMQSVSDSVRNARRDALVAYILHHDVPSAEIETADQLYEYFLVDVQMDACMQTSRIRLALSTVQLFVQRCLLNLEPSVSPSSINADHWSWMRRYRVWEANRKVFLYPENWLEPELRDGKSPFFRDLESELLKADITQDLAETAYLHYLRKLDDVAHLEIAGAYLEEKTPGTTDDDILHVIGRTLGSTREHWYRRYEYGYWTPWEKIGLNIEGDVVVPVVWKKRLFVFWLTTLVQAQGDSGKTPQDISAEAWSLAARVDATVTLHRGEYYHGTWQSPKSAETSTSLTWYSLPSFDPRLLRCETRTYTPPSTPGGPPLAERLEIRLGYRDGAALTDFIVTFTSTNAQPNLWGEDPFWVYLGYNASMLELGRTPVPQVDANQWVYPDKVFTIRVAQPSEPKTAVPMTVLTKTSSLVDGFRVRPLVQQGGNPWEMPIFYTDERSLFFVTGDEQLYREGTRHYYVDDLVIDAGMLDLPHLYEEPVKPKIPKPGDPVIDPTWGLRIPGNTVFVFGGTTFDAGGAAGLKQQRNV, encoded by the coding sequence ATGGCGAACACCATCGACGGGCGCGTGTTCGATCAACGGAGCCGCAAGCCGCTCGAGGGGTTGACGGTCGAGGCGCTGACATTCGAGCCGCTGACGAGACGTGGCACGGCGAGCATCGGCACGGCGCAGACGAACGCCGACGGCTTCTTCTCCATCGACGTCGATCCGCGCCGCTTCAAGCTGCTCATCGAGAACGCACAGGACGTCACCTTCCGGGTCACCGGTCCGAACCGGGAAGCATGGATCGTGTCGGGCGCCCCCACGTGGAACGGACGCGAGGCGGGCGAACTGGTGTCGCTGATCGTCCGCGCCCCCGAGCCGGAGCCGGAGCCGGAGCCCGAGCCGCCCACCGGCGCCGACGAGACTTTCTCGGTCACGGGCGTCGTGACGGATGCCGCAGGTGTCGCAGTCGTCGGGATCGAGGTTGAAGCCTTCGACGAGTCGGTCACCGACGAGGTGCTCATCGGCTCCGCGCCCAGCGGCGCCGACGGCCGTTACATCATCACCTACGGGGCATCCGCGATCTCGGGCAAGACGGCCGCCGACCTGCTGGTGCGCGTGCGCTTTCCGGATAGCGCGGTCCTCGCCTCGAGCGACACCCGCTTCGCGGCGCCGCAGCACGCGACGGTCGACCTCGTCGTCGAGCGCGCAGACGTGCCCGTCGATCCCGAGTACGCCCGACTGCTCGGCACGGTGCGGCCCATCCTTCAGGACCGCACGCTCGGTGACGTCGACGCCCGCGGTGTCGGCTACCTCGCCGGCCGCGCCGGCTGGGATGCCCGTGGTGTCGCGATGGCGGCGCGGGCCGACAGTCTCAGCAGCCAGACGCGGATTCCGGCCGCGCACTACTACGCCCTGATGCGCGCGGGCCTCCCCGGCGAGTTGGATCAGATCCATCGACTCGGCGACGATGCGCTGGCCGGAGCGCTCGAACGGGCAATCGCGGACGGTGTCATCGGCGCCGACGACGACATCGAGCGCACGCTCGAACTGCACCGCACAGCCGCGGCAGACGCGCTGCGCGCATTCCGCCCGACCGGCACGGTGTCGAGCCTGGGCGACATGCTCGACCTGCGGCTCGACGCCGACCAGCAGCAGACCTTCGTCGACGTGCTCCGCGCGACGAACGGCGACCCCGACAAGCTGTGGACGGGGCTCGCTGACCGGGGGATCGCCGAGTCGACGATCACCCGCCTGCAGACCGACGGCGCGCTCGGCGAGCTGACCCGTCAGAACGCTCCGGTCATCGGTCGGCTCGTCGAGCGGACGAATCTCGAGGATGCCGCCGAGCTCGCCGACCGCGGCTTCTACCGCGCCGATGCCTGGAAGGAGATCGTCGGCGACGACGTGCCCGAGGGCCTCACGCTCGACCAGTACACCGCCGGCCTCGCCGCCCAGGTCGCCTCCCGGTTCCCCGGGCGCGTGACCGCGGCCCTGGTGCGCGATGACTCCATTGCGGTCGCGCCCGAGGCGAAGGCTGAGGTCGCCGCGTTCTTCGTGAAGCGCGGCGAGACGGCATCCATCGGCGTCGCCCCGGTGCGCACGTGGGAAGGCTTCACAGACTTGAGTGCGCCGGCACGCGAAGGGGCGCTCAAGGTCGAGCGGCTGTACCAGATCAGCCCGTCGGATGACGCGATGGTCGCACTGTCGAAGGCGGGCATCGACTCGGCGCTCCAGGTGATGAAGTACTCCCCCGACGGCTTCGTCGCCGCCTTCGGCGACCAGTTCCCGAGCACCATGGAGGCACGGCTCGCCTACGCGAAGGCGCAGGAGGTGCACACCACCGCGCTGACGATCGCGACCCAGTACCTCGCGTACCGCAACGCGCCGAACCTCTACGCCATCACCGGATCGCTCACCCACAAGGCGCCCGCGCCCGCCCCCGAGGTCGCCGCCTCGGCGACGCTCGAGGATCTGTTCGGCAGCATGGACTACTGCTCGTGCGACCACTGCCGATCTGTGCTGAGCCCGGCCGCGTACCTGGTCGAGCTCCTCGAGTTCATCGACGTGGGCGATGTTCCGCACGTGCTCGACAACCCGCTCGACGTGCTCCTCGCGCGACGCCCCGACCTGCAGCACCTCGGCCTGTCGTGCGAGAACACGAACATCGCGCTGCCGTACGTCGACCTCGTGCTCGAGATCCTCGAGCACTGGGTCGTGAATGGAACCCTCACCGGGTATGAGGGACACGACACGCGGCCGGATGCGGCGACCGCGGACCTGCTCGCAGACCCCGAGTACGTGGTCGACGCGGCATACGACGCCACAAAGGCGGCGGTCTATCCATCGCCGCTGCCGTTCGATGCCCCGCTCGCGCACCTGCGGACGCTCTTCGAGGTGTGGGACACCTCGCTGGCGACGGCGCTCGACGTGTTCGGCACCCCGGCGGACGCGCGCCGCGAATGGCTCGGCCTCAACGCGCAGGAATACGCGCTCGTCACCGACCTCGGGTTCCGGCCGCTCCCGGAGCTGTTCGGCGAGCCCGCCGCAACCACCCTCGCGGCGCTCAACGCGATCGTCGCGAATGCCAAGACCTTCAGCCGACTGACGGATGTCGCGTACACCGAGTTGGCCGACATCCTGCGCTCGCCGTTCGTCAACCCGGGCGTCGTCCTCGTGTCACTGCTGGAAGCGCTGAAGGTGTCGCTGGGACAGATCCAGCAGCGCTTCGACGGCGCCCTCTCCGATGACGAGTTCACGGACCTCCTGCCCGACGACCTCGACGCCGCGCCCTACGGCGGCGATGTCCTCGCGTGGCTCGACACGAACCGCGACCTGATCATGAGCACGATCACGCTCACCGACATGACGCCGCCCGACGACGACTCGCACGAGTGCGACTTCGGCAAGGTCGAGCTGCGCTTCGCACTGCCCGACATGACGGCGAACCTGCTGACCGAGATCGCATACCACCGGATGCTGCGCTTCATCCGGCTCTGGAAAAAGCTCGGCTGGAGCATCGACGCCACCGACACGGCGATCACCGCGTTCCTGGGTGTGGACCCCGGGACCCTCACGCTCGCGAACATCGACGACGCCTGGACGGCACTGCTCGATCGGCTCGCCGGCTTCCTGCGCCTCGCGGCGACGCTCGGCCTGTCGGCCAAGAAGCAGGACCAGTGGCTCGCGCTGTTGGCACCCGGGCTCGATCCCACGGTCCGGCACGAGCGGCTCGCACCGCTCGTCAAGCTCGGCACGGTCGACCTCACGCACCTGCTCGAGCTCACCGGGATCGACCCGTTCGCCGACGACCTCGGATCCGCTGATCCATCGCTGCTGCGACTGATCGACGGTGTTGCGCTCCTGAAGGGCACGAAGCTCAAGGTCGCCGACGTCGACTATCTGCTGCGGCATGCCGACCCGACAGGCAAGCTCGCACCGACGACGGTCGAGGTGCAGCGCGCCCTGGTGACAGTGCGCAACGCGCTCACGGCGGTCGACGTCGAGCTCGCGGTGGCGGCACCGACCGCCGACCTCGCGGCGGCAGCAGCACGGATGAGCCTCGTCTACGACGCCGCCGTGGTCGACAGGTTCCTTGCGCTCATCGCGGGGACCACGACATATGCCGTTCCGTTCATGACAGTGGAGGAGGTCGTGCCGACGCCGCTGGCGGCGATCACGGATGCCGTGCGCATCGATCCGTTCCACAACACGCTCACATCGACGGGCCCGCTCAGCGCCGCGACCCGCGCCGCGCTCCAGGGAGCGACGGCGGCTCTCACCCTCGCCGATGTCGAGGAAATCGACTCGGCGCCGGATCTGACCGCCTTCCAAGCCGCCCTCTCCACCGCGCTGCAAGCGCTGGAGGATGCCGCCGCAGACGACCTCGCTGCGCTGAACGAGGACTACCCCGAGCTCAAGACCCTGTACGACACGCTCGCGACCATCTCCGATCCGGCCGCGCAGGCCGCAGCGCTGGTCGCCGGCATCCTTCCCGAGCTGCGCACTGCGTTGCGTGCCACGGCCCTGCGCACGACGCTCGCCGCCGTCACGAAGGCCGACGTCGAGGTGCTCGACTCCCTCGCCTCGGCTCCGGACGTCCTGCACGCCGATGCCGATCCGACGGCCGGCTACCTCGACGACCTGACCGGGCTCGACTCGCCGCCGGCTCTCGGCACCGACGGCACGCACGAGCTCTTCATGGACCCGCCGGCGACCGGCGATTTCCTGGTCTATGTGGCAGCACCAGCGGGCACATCGGTCACGCTTGTCATCGACGGCATCTCCGCGATCCCGACCACCGCGGCCGATGCCGACGGAGAGCTGCGCAGCCTTGCCCCGCTGTCCTTCACGGCGAACGTGCTCGTCACCGTGTCGCTGACTGTGGCTGGCCTTCCTGCCGGTGCGTCGGCGGAGCTTCGCTGGCGCACGAACGCGCTCGCCAAGACGGCCGTGCCGCTGTCGCGGGCTTACGACGCGGGTGCGTTCGCGCGGGCGGCGCGCTCGTTCGTTCGCGTCCAGAAGGCTGTGATGCTCCAGGAGGCGCTCGAGCTCACGGCCGGCGAGGTCGCCGACCTCGGTGCGGTTCGCACGCAGACGGCCGGGCTGTGGAACGGGCTCCCGGCCGACGGCACCGTCGTGGCTGCAGACGTCGAAGCCGAGTGGGGGCGGCTGTCGTGGGCGCTGTGGTTCACGCGCCTGAAGAAGGACCACGAGCCGGAGCAGGACACCCTCCTCGGCATCCTCCGTGCACCCGACGCAGTGGATGCGCAGGGGCGGCTCGTGCTCGCGGGAGTCATGGAGTGGCAGGAGGCCGACCTGTCCGCGGTGCTCACCGAGTTCGGGCTGACCCTCGCGGATCTCGGCGACCTCGCCGGGCTCCGTCGCGTGGCGACGGCGCTCGACCTCGTCGGCATGACTCTGCAGCCGGCATCCGATCTCATCGCCTGGACCGTCGCCACCCCTGACGGAACCCTCGTGCGGGACCTGCGGGCAACACTCAAGCAGCGCATGGACGCCGCCGCGTGGCGCGAGTCGATGCAGAGCGTGAGCGATTCCGTGCGCAACGCGCGACGGGACGCGCTGGTCGCGTACATCCTTCATCACGACGTGCCGTCCGCCGAGATCGAGACGGCGGACCAGCTGTACGAATACTTCCTCGTCGATGTGCAGATGGACGCCTGCATGCAGACATCCCGCATCCGGCTGGCGCTGTCGACCGTTCAGCTGTTCGTGCAGCGCTGCCTGCTCAACCTGGAGCCCTCGGTGTCGCCCTCCTCGATCAACGCCGATCATTGGTCGTGGATGCGGCGGTATCGGGTGTGGGAGGCGAACCGCAAGGTCTTCCTGTACCCCGAGAACTGGCTCGAGCCCGAGCTGCGGGACGGCAAGTCGCCCTTCTTCCGCGACCTGGAGAGCGAACTGCTCAAGGCCGACATCACCCAGGACCTCGCCGAGACCGCGTACCTGCACTATCTGCGCAAGCTCGACGACGTCGCGCACCTCGAGATCGCCGGAGCGTACCTGGAGGAGAAGACGCCCGGGACGACGGATGACGACATCCTGCACGTCATCGGCCGCACCCTCGGATCGACACGTGAGCACTGGTACCGCCGGTACGAGTACGGGTACTGGACGCCCTGGGAGAAGATCGGGCTCAACATCGAGGGGGATGTCGTCGTGCCCGTCGTGTGGAAGAAGCGACTGTTCGTCTTCTGGCTGACGACGCTCGTGCAGGCTCAGGGGGATTCTGGGAAGACTCCGCAGGACATCTCGGCTGAGGCATGGTCGCTCGCCGCCAGGGTGGACGCGACCGTGACCCTGCATCGCGGAGAGTACTACCACGGCACCTGGCAGTCGCCGAAGTCGGCCGAGACGTCGACGTCGCTCACGTGGTACTCGCTGCCGTCGTTCGACCCGCGGCTGCTGAGGTGCGAGACGCGGACGTACACACCCCCGTCGACACCCGGCGGGCCGCCCCTCGCCGAACGCCTGGAGATCCGGCTCGGATATCGCGACGGTGCCGCGCTCACCGACTTCATCGTGACCTTCACGAGCACCAACGCCCAGCCGAATCTCTGGGGCGAGGATCCGTTCTGGGTCTACCTCGGCTACAACGCCTCGATGCTCGAACTCGGCCGGACGCCGGTGCCCCAGGTCGACGCGAACCAGTGGGTGTACCCCGACAAGGTCTTCACGATCCGCGTGGCGCAGCCATCCGAGCCGAAGACCGCGGTGCCCATGACGGTGCTCACCAAGACGTCGAGCCTCGTCGACGGGTTCCGGGTGCGGCCGCTCGTGCAGCAGGGGGGGAACCCCTGGGAGATGCCGATCTTCTACACCGACGAGCGCAGCCTGTTCTTCGTCACGGGAGACGAGCAGCTGTACCGCGAGGGGACGCGTCACTACTACGTCGACGACCTCGTGATCGACGCCGGCATGCTCGACCTGCCGCACCTCTACGAGGAACCGGTGAAGCCGAAGATCCCGAAGCCCGGCGACCCGGTGATCGACCCGACGTGGGGGCTGCGGATTCCCGGCAACACCGTCTTCGTGTTCGGCGGAACCACCTTCGACGCCGGTGGCGCCGCGGGTCTCAAGCAGCAGCGGAACGTGTGA
- a CDS encoding glyoxalase, giving the protein MATIDFVTIGVADTTAAEQFYAAAFGLGDRVRVAPGDEPATGFRGFTLSLVVSQPSTVDGFLSIALAAGATSLKPGAKSLWGYGGVVQAPDGAVWTIASSSKKDTGPATREIDEFVLQLGVEDVDESKQFYVDHGVPVAKAYGRKYVQLGDPSSPVTLALYQRRGLAKVAGLPAEGTGSHRIVMTGDAGGFTDPDGFEWATEA; this is encoded by the coding sequence ATGGCAACCATTGACTTCGTGACCATCGGGGTGGCCGACACCACGGCCGCCGAACAGTTCTACGCCGCCGCTTTCGGGCTCGGAGATCGGGTTCGGGTGGCACCGGGCGACGAGCCGGCGACGGGCTTCCGCGGCTTCACGCTTTCGCTCGTCGTGTCGCAGCCGTCGACCGTCGACGGCTTCCTGAGCATCGCACTCGCCGCCGGCGCCACCTCGCTGAAGCCCGGCGCGAAGTCGCTCTGGGGCTACGGCGGTGTCGTGCAGGCGCCGGACGGAGCCGTGTGGACGATCGCGTCATCCTCGAAGAAGGACACCGGGCCGGCCACTCGCGAGATCGACGAGTTCGTGCTCCAGCTCGGCGTCGAGGATGTCGACGAGAGCAAGCAGTTCTACGTCGACCACGGCGTCCCGGTGGCGAAGGCCTACGGGCGCAAGTACGTCCAGCTGGGGGATCCATCGAGTCCGGTCACGCTGGCGCTCTATCAGCGACGCGGGCTCGCCAAAGTCGCCGGTCTGCCCGCCGAGGGGACCGGCTCGCACCGGATCGTGATGACCGGGGATGCAGGGGGCTTCACCGATCCCGACGGTTTCGAATGGGCCACCGAGGCCTGA
- a CDS encoding heparinase II/III domain-containing protein yields the protein MLEDQPAAFAGPLTAVFERQTGASAGLLTEALEGLLVAPDRALPLPPASDRSVWDLGTGRADSVTMADLLRRATADLGTPWPLPLASAAARVHTDGDRVEWESAAFNRQYRLNRAVVAAAATDEKRWIDEVADGVVLLCEQSSWCWPAHDDTRRRHGAVLATVTDPYLDLGAGDVAGELAWIDHLLGAALDTHYPGLRGRIRHEARTRVLEPFVRRRDWHWIGLDGDVHNWNPWIHGNVLVAALRLLDGPDDGAERLRVISLAIEGIDRYVASLPADGAIDEGYSYWWNGACRALEALDILTHATDGALDPVGEIPALRETVAFPHRMHLGGDWYVNVADGQARPPVDQPWHALHRAARRAGDQDAEAHAAAHRRPDVPGTTEHAGLGRLLQGITDEAWLAAENSPSPLPRDVWLPSVQVIIARERGGSASGVTVAAKGGHNGEHHNHNDVGSFVVASDGVPVIVDAGRPTYTAATFGPDRYLIWTMQSSWHNVPELRESAQGAGAAFRATDVTASVADDASGLSLDLAAAYPDVGVRSWRRSVTLHRDSECARVVIDDSWGYEPDDTERTTTVRLLVAGAVESLQDGLRVTPLGDARPVRVAWDSGIRAATVVRDLDDPMLSDVWGPTLTRIELDVTARDRVVVTVEQNPDE from the coding sequence ATGCTCGAGGATCAGCCGGCTGCGTTCGCCGGGCCGCTGACCGCCGTCTTCGAACGTCAGACAGGTGCCTCGGCGGGGTTGCTGACGGAGGCGCTGGAAGGCCTCCTTGTCGCGCCGGACCGCGCACTGCCCCTTCCGCCGGCCTCCGACCGCTCGGTGTGGGATCTCGGCACGGGACGCGCCGACAGTGTGACGATGGCCGACCTGCTCCGCCGCGCGACGGCCGATCTCGGCACACCGTGGCCACTCCCGCTCGCGAGCGCAGCTGCACGTGTGCACACCGACGGGGATCGCGTCGAGTGGGAGAGCGCCGCGTTCAACCGCCAGTACCGTCTGAACCGTGCCGTGGTGGCGGCCGCCGCCACGGACGAGAAGCGCTGGATCGACGAGGTCGCCGACGGCGTCGTGCTGCTGTGCGAGCAGAGTTCGTGGTGCTGGCCCGCGCACGACGACACCCGCCGGCGTCATGGCGCGGTCCTCGCGACGGTCACCGACCCGTACCTCGATCTGGGCGCCGGCGATGTCGCCGGTGAACTCGCGTGGATCGACCACCTGCTCGGCGCCGCCCTCGACACGCACTACCCCGGACTCCGGGGACGCATCCGCCACGAAGCCCGCACCAGAGTGCTCGAGCCCTTCGTCCGGCGCCGCGACTGGCATTGGATCGGCCTCGACGGTGACGTGCACAACTGGAACCCGTGGATCCACGGCAACGTCCTCGTCGCGGCGCTCCGCCTGCTCGACGGTCCGGATGACGGGGCCGAGCGTCTTCGCGTCATCAGCCTCGCCATCGAGGGCATCGACCGGTACGTGGCCTCGCTGCCGGCGGATGGCGCGATCGACGAGGGCTACTCGTACTGGTGGAACGGTGCGTGCCGTGCGCTCGAGGCTCTCGACATCCTGACCCATGCGACGGATGGCGCGCTCGACCCGGTCGGCGAGATCCCGGCACTGCGCGAGACCGTCGCCTTTCCCCATCGCATGCACCTCGGCGGCGACTGGTACGTCAACGTCGCCGACGGTCAGGCGCGGCCACCCGTCGACCAGCCGTGGCACGCGCTCCACCGCGCAGCCCGTCGCGCGGGCGACCAGGACGCGGAAGCCCACGCCGCGGCGCACCGTCGGCCCGATGTGCCGGGGACCACGGAGCACGCCGGTCTTGGACGGCTGCTGCAGGGGATCACGGATGAGGCATGGCTCGCCGCTGAGAACTCCCCGTCGCCGCTCCCCCGCGACGTGTGGCTGCCGTCCGTGCAGGTCATCATCGCGCGGGAGCGAGGCGGCTCGGCCAGTGGCGTCACCGTCGCCGCCAAGGGCGGCCACAACGGCGAGCACCACAATCACAACGACGTCGGCTCGTTCGTGGTGGCCAGCGACGGAGTGCCGGTCATCGTCGACGCCGGTCGCCCGACCTACACCGCCGCCACCTTCGGCCCGGACCGCTACCTGATCTGGACGATGCAGAGCTCGTGGCACAACGTGCCGGAGCTGCGGGAGTCCGCGCAGGGCGCCGGTGCGGCGTTCCGCGCGACCGACGTCACGGCGAGCGTCGCAGACGATGCCAGCGGGCTCTCGCTGGACCTCGCCGCGGCCTACCCTGACGTCGGCGTCCGCAGCTGGCGTCGTTCCGTGACGCTTCACCGCGACAGCGAATGCGCGCGGGTCGTGATCGATGACTCGTGGGGGTACGAACCAGACGACACCGAACGCACGACGACGGTTCGCCTGCTCGTGGCGGGCGCCGTCGAATCCCTCCAGGACGGGCTGCGCGTCACCCCCCTCGGTGACGCACGACCCGTGCGGGTCGCCTGGGACTCCGGCATCCGCGCTGCCACCGTGGTCCGCGACCTCGACGATCCGATGCTCTCGGACGTGTGGGGCCCAACCCTCACCCGCATCGAACTCGATGTCACAGCCCGTGATCGCGTGGTTGTGACTGTCGAGCAGAACCCCGACGAGTAA
- a CDS encoding DUF2264 domain-containing protein, producing the protein MTPERSRQPSGGNVATDWTREEWLAYADGLLDTAARFASPGHGQVLFPGAEGGYGRAVDGLEGFARTFLLAGFRIAGERGAGVDDLIQFYAEGIATGVDPDAPDRWVRLDEHAQAKVEAASIALILDMTRPWLWDKLDTLTQRRVIDYLAPAVGDDTYPRTNWLWFRLVVQTFLRSVGGPWSPADIAADLALHDSFVRADGWLSDGPERSYDHYVGWALHLYPVLWARMRGAADLAGGRTATDVARLDRFLQDAVALVGADGSPLIQGRSLIYRFAAAAPFWVGVIAEVPSVSPGLLRHAATKVVTHFADHGVPTAEGLLTMGWHDEWRALAQSYSGPGSPYWAAKGLIGIALPADHPVWAAAAEPLPAEVGDTLAIVRAAGWALSGTAADGIVRVVNHGTDHAAAGTLVGDSPLYARLGYSTATSPLLDDAAWHQPLEQSVALIDAGGHATHRAALELADIRIQDDDGGRIAIAGSTWLAHWIDPDTTQRHHGSGWEGRVNVAGRLTVHSIVRGPWELRLARFDDPRPDCGAVRLRVGGWPLAAGVTPLAHTAAATAGVSVDGLRSGIRSLRGAASAEVVVRPAASPLGAVSSVPVLDYAVAPGEWVSALIELTADPAVVARALSADLAFDLPSLTAVVTWPDGVVTRSRLIDLRESETA; encoded by the coding sequence GTGACCCCCGAGCGATCACGTCAGCCGTCGGGCGGCAACGTCGCCACGGACTGGACCCGTGAGGAGTGGCTGGCTTACGCCGACGGGCTGCTCGACACGGCGGCTCGGTTCGCCTCACCCGGTCACGGACAGGTCCTCTTTCCCGGTGCCGAAGGCGGATACGGACGAGCCGTCGATGGTCTCGAAGGTTTCGCACGTACGTTCCTCCTCGCCGGCTTCCGCATTGCGGGAGAGCGAGGGGCCGGCGTCGATGACCTCATCCAGTTCTATGCGGAAGGCATCGCAACGGGCGTCGACCCCGACGCCCCTGACCGCTGGGTGCGCCTCGACGAGCACGCCCAGGCCAAGGTGGAGGCGGCATCCATCGCCCTGATCCTCGACATGACCCGGCCCTGGCTCTGGGACAAGCTCGACACGCTCACCCAGCGGCGCGTCATCGACTATCTCGCCCCCGCGGTCGGCGACGACACGTATCCGCGCACGAACTGGCTGTGGTTCCGGCTGGTCGTCCAGACCTTCCTCCGCTCGGTCGGGGGCCCGTGGTCGCCCGCGGACATCGCAGCCGATCTTGCGCTCCACGACTCGTTCGTCCGTGCCGACGGCTGGCTGTCGGACGGACCTGAGCGCTCGTATGACCACTACGTGGGCTGGGCGCTGCACCTCTACCCCGTGCTGTGGGCGCGGATGCGGGGAGCCGCCGATCTCGCGGGCGGCCGGACGGCCACGGATGTCGCCCGCCTCGATCGCTTCCTCCAAGACGCCGTCGCCCTCGTCGGCGCAGACGGCTCACCGCTCATCCAGGGACGCAGCCTCATCTATCGCTTCGCCGCGGCAGCGCCGTTCTGGGTCGGGGTGATCGCGGAGGTTCCATCGGTGTCTCCGGGCCTGCTGCGCCACGCCGCGACCAAGGTGGTGACCCATTTCGCCGACCACGGAGTACCCACGGCGGAGGGACTGCTGACGATGGGCTGGCACGACGAATGGCGCGCGCTGGCTCAGTCCTACTCCGGCCCGGGTTCGCCGTACTGGGCGGCGAAAGGCCTCATCGGCATCGCGCTGCCCGCCGACCATCCGGTCTGGGCCGCGGCGGCTGAGCCGCTGCCGGCGGAGGTGGGCGACACACTCGCGATCGTGCGCGCCGCGGGGTGGGCGCTGTCGGGCACCGCGGCAGACGGCATCGTGCGCGTCGTGAATCACGGCACCGACCATGCCGCCGCCGGCACTCTCGTGGGTGACTCACCGCTGTACGCGCGCCTCGGCTATTCGACCGCGACGAGCCCGCTGCTCGACGATGCCGCGTGGCACCAGCCGCTCGAGCAGTCGGTCGCCCTCATCGACGCCGGTGGGCATGCCACGCACCGGGCGGCGCTGGAGCTCGCCGACATCCGGATTCAGGACGATGACGGCGGCAGGATCGCGATCGCCGGCTCCACCTGGCTCGCCCACTGGATCGACCCCGACACGACGCAGCGCCATCACGGATCGGGCTGGGAGGGCCGGGTCAACGTGGCGGGTCGCCTGACGGTGCATTCGATCGTGCGCGGGCCCTGGGAGCTTCGCCTGGCGAGGTTCGATGATCCGCGGCCCGATTGCGGCGCGGTGCGCCTGCGCGTCGGCGGCTGGCCGCTTGCGGCAGGGGTCACCCCGCTTGCGCACACGGCGGCTGCCACCGCCGGAGTCTCCGTGGACGGCCTGCGCAGCGGCATCCGCTCCCTGCGCGGTGCTGCCTCGGCCGAGGTCGTGGTGCGTCCAGCCGCGAGCCCGCTGGGCGCCGTATCGTCTGTGCCGGTGCTGGACTACGCGGTCGCACCGGGCGAGTGGGTCTCTGCCCTCATCGAGCTCACCGCCGACCCTGCGGTGGTGGCGAGGGCTCTGTCCGCCGACCTCGCGTTCGACCTTCCGTCACTGACCGCCGTCGTCACCTGGCCGGACGGAGTGGTGACACGCAGTCGGCTCATCGACCTTCGGGAAAGCGAGACGGCGTGA